Proteins from a genomic interval of Sugiyamaella lignohabitans strain CBS 10342 chromosome C, complete sequence:
- the ARX1 gene encoding Arx1p (Nuclear export factor for the ribosomal pre-60S subunit; shuttling factor which directly binds FG rich nucleoporins and facilities translocation through the nuclear pore complex; interacts directly with Alb1p; responsible for Tif6p recycling defects in the absence of Rei1; associated with the ribosomal export complex; GO_component: GO:0005737 - cytoplasm [Evidence IEA,IEA]; GO_component: GO:0005737 - cytoplasm [Evidence IDA] [PMID 12374754]; GO_component: GO:0005737 - cytoplasm [Evidence IDA] [PMID 16648468]; GO_component: GO:0022625 - cytosolic large ribosomal subunit [Evidence IDA] [PMID 16648468]; GO_component: GO:0005730 - nucleolus [Evidence IDA] [PMID 16648468]; GO_component: GO:0005654 - nucleoplasm [Evidence IDA] [PMID 12374754]; GO_component: GO:0005654 - nucleoplasm [Evidence IDA] [PMID 16648468]; GO_component: GO:0005634 - nucleus [Evidence IEA,IEA]; GO_component: GO:0005634 - nucleus [Evidence IDA] [PMID 16648468]; GO_component: GO:0030687 - preribosome, large subunit precursor [Evidence IDA] [PMID 16648468]; GO_component: GO:0030687 - preribosome, large subunit precursor [Evidence IDA] [PMID 23212245]; GO_function: GO:0016787 - hydrolase activity [Evidence IEA]; GO_function: GO:0046872 - metal ion binding [Evidence IEA]; GO_function: GO:0008237 - metallopeptidase activity [Evidence IEA]; GO_function: GO:0003674 - molecular_function [Evidence ND]; GO_function: GO:0008233 - peptidase activity [Evidence IEA]; GO_process: GO:0006508 - proteolysis [Evidence IEA]; GO_process: GO:0000055 - ribosomal large subunit export from nucleus [Evidence IMP] [PMID 16648468]; GO_process: GO:0000055 - ribosomal large subunit export from nucleus [Evidence IGI] [PMID 17803941]; GO_process: GO:0000055 - ribosomal large subunit export from nucleus [Evidence IGI,IMP] [PMID 18077551]), which yields MELELTSRQRQLVDERNELVDSTLQKYRLAGQIAQTGLAYVLALLKSPKHADKTVGEICRLGDLFLHRATASAFKKNVEEKGIALPVQIEKGTFASGVAPEENDSFQAGTIYDEDLVKITLGVHIDGYTAQVSRTITVVRPDEREAAGKAQEPLEGPEADALIAAYLATEAVLALLSLSLNTNNHPLIAETGPVTGTRIRKLVETVASEFRTQVAPGSRVRRVRRFLAGQSDAVRESDLKGVIWDEELEEDRLLDEVKAAYNRATKPEQSQDQAEDWEEVRPGDDFEVVPGEVWLVDIRMAATGGEKGVLKYRTVLDSTTATAYKPSIYARDYTVSYGLKLKASKNLLSKADNFTSVYPFKLSYLADDDNELKSHRLGLNEVVQHHLFVPQPIEAIDFIPIDAYQHGSVSAKKAASRSGQPVVVAREMTTVVLIPASQSQSGFGESIRLTGGNKVAPPSWLHSKYEVHNDEVLALLKVPKEPKISTGISFQVVQASKLTDDILSFGETAPAGGMEID from the coding sequence ATGGAATTGGAACTGACGTCTCGTCAGAGACAGCTCGTGGACGAGCGTAATGAGCTTGTGGACTCGACTTTGCAGAAGTACCGTTTGGCCGGCCAGATTGCCCAGACAGGCCTGGCATACGTGCTGGCGCTGCTGAAATCGCCTAAACATGCTGATAAGACGGTGGGTGAGATTTGTCGTTTGGGAGACTTGTTTCTTCATCGCGCCACTGCTAGTGCTTTCAAGAAAAATGTCGAGGAAAAGGGTATTGCGCTGCCGGTTCAGATTGAGAAGGGAACCTTCGCATCGGGAGTCGCTCCCGAGGAGAATGACAGCTTTCAAGCTGGTACTATTTATGACGAGGATTTGGTCAAAATCACTCTTGGTGTTCATATTGACGGTTATACAGCCCAGGTATCTCGTACTATTACAGTAGTACGACCTGACGAAAgagaagctgctggtaaaGCTCAGGAACCTCTCGAGGGCCCTGAGGCCGATGCTCTGATTGCAGCTTATTTGGCTACTGAGGCTGTATTGGCTCTGTTGAGTCTGTCGTTGAATACAAATAACCATCCATTAATTGCTGAGACTGGTCCTGTTACAGGTACTAGAATCAGAAAGCTGGTAGAGACGGTTGCATCTGAGTTCCGAACACAGGTGGCTCCTGGCAGTAGAGTCAGAAGAGTTCGAAGGTTCTTGGCAGGCCAAAGTGATGCTGTTAGAGAATCGGATTTAAAGGGAGTTATTTGGGACGAAGAACTGGAAGAGGACAGATTATTAGACGAGGTTAAAGCTGCATACAACCGGGCCACTAAACCCGAGCAAAGTCAGGATCAGGCTGAAGATTGGGAAGAAGTGCGACCTGGAGATGATTTCGAGGTTGTTCCTGGTGAAGTTTGGCTGGTAGATATTCGCAtggctgctactggtggaGAAAAAGGTGTTCTTAAATACAGAACCGTTCTTGATTCCACCACTGCTACTGCATACAAGCCATCTATTTATGCCCGAGACTATACAGTGTCGTATGGTTTGAAGCTGAAAGCATCCAAGAACCTGCTGAGCAAAGCCGATAACTTTACGTCTGTATATCCCTTCAAACTGTCATATCTAGCGGACGACGACAATGAGCTGAAATCGCACCGACTGGGACTCAACGAGGTCGTCCAGCACCATCTGTTTGTTCCCCAGCCAATTGAAGCCATTGACTTCATCCCCATCGATGCTTATCAACACGGGTCTGTATCTGCCAAGAAAGCTGCCTCTAGAAGCGGACAACCAGTTGTTGTTGCCAGAGAAATGACCACTGTCGTTCTCATCCCTGCCTCGCAATCGCAGTCCGGATTCGGCGAATCCATCCGACTCACCGGTGGTAACAAAGTGGCTCCTCCTTCCTGGTTACACAGTAAATACGAGGTGCACAACGACGAGGTGCTCGCACTCCTCAAAGTGCCTAAAGAGCCCAAGATCTCGACCGGCATCAGCTTCCAGGTCGTCCAGGCCTCGAAACTCACCGACGACATTCTCTCATTCGGCGAGACTGCTCCTGCTGGCGGCATGGAAATCGACTAA
- a CDS encoding histidine acid phosphatase, putative (similar to Aspergillus flavus NRRL3357 XP_002376764.1): MRTGAVVAAGLTGLALSPVLAADESVVGVFIFGRHADRLTKVSKDSHEGTKILTPEGSWEAFESGQFYQNRYMSNDSGFRIQGLNQTYQPNQFNAFASDSDVLEKTAQGFLQGLYPPLTSIDGQADTVQGSSLANGSFIETPLGGYQYVYFTGMDGSTPDGIWLQGDANCPVYTNASNAYMDSPEFHQLNTSTFNFYQSLFPLVEGQLTKAQLNYGNAYGVFDYFMVNSVHNETFANLIANKTDEFHQVRTLQDIYSKALNYNSSNLDTTIGGQTMAGFILQQLNLTETTGDAPYMTYAVGAYDIFYQLFGVLDLYNVNQTVDTTFTGIINYAASAVFELVESDNDKMIRFGFRNGTDESDTVLYYPILGSNSTEMPYTTFVSELTKKSITDLKTWCNTCSAWSQDFCKVYSPDYLNAAAHNFKFSTSNLSLAGAGGIGAGVTLFVVALVLALAYLFFRKSRSTSSSIHSSPHTEVGSVSSAPKQEV, translated from the coding sequence ATGAgaactggtgctgttgttgctgctggtctcaCTGGTTTGGCGCTGTCGCCGGTTTTGGCGGCTGACGAGTCGGTCGTGGGTGTGTTTATTTTCGGTCGTCATGCCGACAGATTGACGAAAGTGTCAAAGGACTCACATGAAGGTACCAAGATCCTCACTCCTGAGGGGTCTTGGGAAGCGTTTGAATCGGGCCAGTTTTACCAGAATCGGTACATGTCTAATGACAGTGGGTTCCGTATTCAAGGTTTGAACCAGACTTATCAACCTAATCAGTTCAATGCTTTTGCTTCTGATAGTGATGTTCTGGAAAAGACTGCTCAGGGCTTCTTACAAGGTCTGTATCCTCCTTTGACTAGTATTGATGGTCAAGCTGATACTGTTCAAGGAAGTTCTCTTGCTAATGGCTCGTTTATTGAGACACCTCTTGGTGGGTACCAGTACGTTTATTTCACTGGTATGGACGGATCTACTCCAGATGGTATCTGGCTTCAGGGCGATGCTAACTGCCCTGTTTATACCAATGCTTCAAATGCGTATATGGACTCGCCAGAATTCCATCAACTCAACACGTCTACTTTCAACTTCTATCAGAGTTTGTTTCCTCTTGTCGAAGGCCAATTGACTAAAGCTCAATTGAACTACGGCAATGCCTATGGAGTGTTTGACTACTTCATGGTGAACTCCGTTCATAACGAGACATTTGCCAATCTGATTGCTAATAAGACCGACGAGTTCCACCAGGTCCGTACTTTACAAGATATCTACAGCAAGGCTCTCAATTACAATTCGTCGAACCTCGACACCACTATTGGCGGCCAGACCATGGCAGGATTTATTCTCCAGCAGCTCAATCTGACCGAGACCACTGGAGATGCTCCATACATGACCTATGCTGTTGGTGCCTATGACATTTTCTACCAGCTTTTTGGAGTCCTCGACCTCTACAACGTCAACCAGACCGTCGACACCACCTTCACCGGTATCATCAACTATGCAGCCAGTGCAGTCTTTGAACTTGTCGAGTCTGACAACGACAAAATGATTCGATTCGGGTTCCGCAACGGTACAGACGAGTCCGACACCGTCCTTTACTACCCGATTCTTGGCTCCAACTCTACCGAGATGCCCTACACCACCTTTGTCAGTGAACTGACCAAGAAATCCATCACCGACCTCAAAACCTGGTGCAACACCTGTTCTGCCTGGTCGCAAGACTTCTGCAAAGTCTACAGCCCCGACTACCTCAACGCCGCTGCCCACAACTTCAAATTCTCCACCTCCAACCTCTCTCTGGCCGGAGCTGGAGGCATTGGAGCCGGTGTCACACTCTTTGTCGTAGCCCTCGTTCTCGCTCTAGCGTATCTCTTCTTCCGCAAGAGCCGCTCCACCTCGTCCTCCATCCACTCTTCTCCCCACACCGAAGTCGGCAGTGTCTCGTCCGCCCCTAAACAGGAGGTGTAA
- the GCN2 gene encoding serine/threonine-protein kinase GCN2, protein MTSTYPKTKPLIVIDSHNNLHPRQVDVLRQLTEKTIKELVGQEMIFEVTSVLQDQLNEYERLGAEAPSLEEERLNRIKEAEEKQRQDEENRRRMKEAESREEQRVLDEMVREELNRRQKQKMKDDFLSREEEEAEALNDGLGIVTPTESSVNLKGAVTGSGGGNVSASSNSRNGSSANLFAISGGNSVGLGNIESNDSVVFDRVVTVKRQNGSVLRFKQVVGKIPTTSNFFGNNYIVKPFIPANNGDSSEAVDDVLFMLSEIDLNEPFWDSIDGRRQIHLLESELDSLKEFRHENVVPLYEAKISRNSSGGWKIYLLTQYSPMGNLNGLLDAVEAVSPKVARTWSIQILEALEALHKVGIVHKDLTLENIALFRNKDLGETIIKLDSVSYSFRLNELNKAHLFSSKNNLLPNNMSSVSKKWCPPEYSDENGGIKPTKKSDIWSFGVVFVQLITGKSIINEFDNPFDYINSYDDSSHLLTDFLARIFKESPKKRPSAFDLLLSQFLRSDPATFAAANSVVKSTSTTPSDTLSSSATIERTNSGSRPTYHLLGRRSSNRGPRRSFNMERDNIVNLRAVNSPLSTATSRNSGPAYSRYANDFDEGVVLGRGGYGEVVKARNKVDGRAYAIKKIQATADKLTHILQEVWLLSRLNHQYVVRYFTAWLEDDFSLGQQESEESDDDNAVVFEDSSEESSDDERPITSLSSSLSNLNFNELSVNASLDFMSNSMVEGPEIQFGSDSDDDEDDAVTGSVTESSAISSSEQEPLESRPRRSTLRKVNFVRPQPRSTLYIQMEYCEKHTLADLIKDNLYTRPDEYWRLLRQIVEALCHIHNEGVIHRDLKPMNIFIDQAGNVKVGDFGLAKSIGQTGSSGTTIASADQGDDLTTDVGTTLYVAVEVLGKSNGAKGQGPISTSYNEKVDMYSLGIIFFEMVYPMHTAMERVTILKELRKEEVIVPHAFNNVNRYELENRIVKALLNHSPAQRPSATELLQSGYIPIPQKDETVKEALRSLVDPSPNSPWLYQVCNALFSRPLPSAQRVLYDRSTSFMMSSVGNGNGQEKSRSRIVEADNKLLRTAVINTIKTVFERHGAVENNDRSAIFPKSILYSSGNVMEVMDPTGNILQLPYDLTLPFARRLAEAIPSFQKSYTIGNVYRSDERNRGTHPIVCGEVDFDFVTTDVVDSIYGEAETIKVLDEITDLFPCFKPNSVCIYINHWDVLNSILEFCGFTSPQKASALKLLGQIGQGPARPQVRNELLSKSTLSVTALNTLELFGFRDEIDKAERKLMTLLNGADISKGFKDALLNLRMIVNFLQRLGVTKRVYFAPLSNHNESFYQNGVMFQVVIEEKQTRSILAAGGRYDRLINQYRNPSLDYGAAAHAVGFNLALDKLVDTMAAYRDSMTKKIAKKGYFKDRSNNSSSDELLTGWLKPRCDVLVSSFNTANIKGLCVDILRDLWAHGISADLVRECYSSEALVSLAKKDNINWVVVVKQINSYTASSNYKPLRVKNIHLKQDVDVAIEDLIPHLMMEMADRYNDSGNNTGGKHSTGSFLLPAPNIVSSIGANGISLGAGMNSSLSGGGSSMSDDIESSGTGQSLAMDSNMPPSSPLIGGHSSAEYSPISTSTSKITVLNESGKLKGGKKNRWLLEENCRTGLNRYLKNLASAPVYSLDVKEEVLEAICATSPDQPDEWRRKVVGISPSQKAYLLNCQGVLAKEKSRGTERVILYSTKSDTVRVYNLR, encoded by the coding sequence ATGACCAGTACATATCCCAAAACAAAGCCGTTGATAGTGATCGATTCGCATAACAATTTACATCCTCGGCAGGTGGACGTGCTCAGACAATTGACCGAGAAAACGATTAAAGAGCTCGTCGGTCAGGAAATGATTTTCGAAGTGACCTCGGTTTTGCAGGATCAGTTGAACGAGTATGAGAGGTTAGGAGCTGAAGCCCCTAGTTTAGAAGAGGAGAGATTGAATAGGATAAAAGAGGCTGAGGAGAAACAACGTCAGGATGAAGAGAATCGCAGACGTATGAAGGAGGCGGAATCCAGGGAGGAGCAACGTGTTTTGGACGAAATGGTCCGAGAAGAGTTGAATAGACgtcagaaacagaagatgAAGGACGATTTCTTGTCAagagaggaggaagaagccGAGGCATTGAATGATGGACTTGGAATTGTCACTCCTACTGAAAGTAGTGTGAATCTTAAAGGCGCTGTTACtggaagtggtggtggtaatgtAAGCGCCAGCAGTAATAGTCGGAATGGAAGCAGCGCCAATCTGTTTGCTATTTCTGGTGGAAATTCGGTAGGTTTGGGGAACATCGAATCAAACGATTCGGTGGTTTTCGACCGAGTGGTGACCGTCAAGCGCCAGAATGGTTCTGTATTACGGTTTAAACAGGTTGTGGGCAAGATCCCTACTACATCAAACTTCTTTGGAAATAACTATATTGTGAAACCATTTATACCGGCTAACAATGGTGACTCTAGCGAGGCTGTCGACGACGTTCTATTCATGCTGTCGGAAATTGATCTGAACGAACCGTTTTGGGACAGTATTGACGGTAGACGACAAATCCACCTTCTCGAATCGGAGTTGGACTCACTCAAGGAGTTCAGGCATGAAAATGTCGTTCCTTTATATGAGGCAAAAATTAGTCGAAACTCTTCTGGCGGCTGGAAAATATACCTATTGACTCAGTATTCCCCCATGGGTAACCTGAACGGGTTATTAGATGCAGTAGAAGCAGTCAGTCCAAAAGTTGCCAGAACCTGGTCGATTCAAATTTTAGAAGCTCTCGAGGCTCTTCATAAAGTAGGCATTGTTCACAAAGACCTTACATTGGAAAATATTGCACTATTTCGTAACAAAGACCTAGGTGAGACAATCATCAAGTTAGATTCCGTATCCTATTCGTTTAGATTAAATGAGCTCAACAAAGCTCATCTGTTCTCTTCAAAGAACAACTTGCTTCCTAACAACATGTCTTCTGTTTCAAAGAAATGGTGTCCTCCTGAGTATTCTGATGAGAATGGCGGTATCAAGCCAACCAAAAAGTCCGATATTTGGTCGTTTGGCGTGGTGTTTGTCCAGCTTATCACAGGAAAGTCTATCATCAACGAGTTTGATAATCCATTTGACTATATCAATTCATATGATGATAGTTCTCATCTACTTACTGATTTCTTGGCTCGCATATTTAAAGAATCACCTAAGAAGAGACCAAGTGCGTTTGATTTGCTGCTTTCGCAGTTTCTTCGATCCGATCCCGCCACGTTCGCAGCAGCCAACTCCGTGGTCAAGAGCACAAGCACCACTCCTTCTGACACTCTTTCATCATCCGCCACTATTGAACGCACAAATTCGGGATCAAGACCCACATACCATTTACTTGGTCGCAGGTCTTCCAACCGCGGTCCAAGACGTAGTTTCAACATGGAACGTGATAATATCGTCAATCTTCGCGCTGTTAACTCCCCACTTAGCACAGCTACTTCTAGAAACTCGGGTCCTGCTTATTCTCGGTATGCCAATGATTTTGACGAAGGTGTAGTTTTAGGAAGAGGTGGATATGGTGAGGTTGTCAAAGCGCGTAACAAAGTAGACGGAAGAGCATATGCGATAAAAAAGATCCAGgctactgctgataagTTAACTCATATTCTACAAGAAGTATGGCTACTATCTCGTCTAAACCACCAATATGTGGTTCGGTATTTTACGGCGTGGcttgaagatgatttctCACTTGGCCAACAGGAGAGCGAGGAGTCAGACGATGACAATGCCGTTGTGTTTGAAGACAGCTCTGAAGAGTcatctgatgatgaaagaCCCATAACATCACTTAGCTCATCATTGAGCAATCTTAATTTCAACGAGCTATCGGTCAATGCATCTCTAGATTTCATGTCTAATTCAATGGTTGAAGGACCAGAAATCCAATTTGGATCTGATTccgacgatgatgaagatgatgccGTGACTGGAAGTGTAACAGAGTCTTCAGCTATTTCCAGTTCAGAGCAAGAACCTCTTGAATCAAGACCTAGAAGAAGTACTCTTCGCAAAGTCAACTTTGTACGACCGCAACCAAGAAGCACTCTATACATCCAAATGGAGTATTGTGAAAAGCACACACTTGCTGATTTGATCAAGGATAATCTTTACACTCGACCAGATGAGTACTGGAGGCTTCTCCGACAGATCGTCGAGGCTTTATGTCATATTCACAACGAAGGAGTTATTCATCGTGATTTAAAGCCAatgaatattttcattgaCCAAGCGGGTAACGTAAAAGTCGGTGACTTTGGTCTAGCTAAGAGCATTGGTCAAACAGGAAGTAGTGGTACTACAATAGCATCAGCTGATCAAGGGGATGACCTCACTACTGACGTGGGTACTACTCTATACGTTGCAGTCGAGGTGCTAGGCAAATCGAACGGTGCAAAGGGTCAGGGTCCAATTTCGACTTCATATAATGAAAAGGTTGATATGTATTCACTTGGAATCATCTTTTTCGAAATGGTGTACCCAATGCATACTGCAATGGAACGGGTTACTATATTGAAAGAATTACGGAAAGAGGAAGTCATTGTTCCTCACGCTTTCAACAATGTGAATAGGTATGAGTTGGAAAATAGAATTGTAAAGGCACTTCTAAACCACTCACCAGCTCAAAGACCAAGTGCAACAGAGTTATTGCAGTCTGGGTATATCCCCATTCCTCAGAAAGATGAGACTGTCAAGGAGGCATTGCGAAGTCTGGTTGATCCAAGTCCCAATTCGCCATGGCTCTATCAGGTATGTAACGCGCTCTTCTCAAGGCCTCTCCCATCGGCTCAGAGAGTTCTCTATGATAGATCGACGTCTTTTATGATGAGTAGTGTTGGCAATGGAAATGGACAGGAGAAATCGAGGTCGAGAATCGTTGAAGCTGATAACAAACTTCTCCGTACCGCAGTTATTAATACTATCAAGACCGTTTTCGAACGCCATGGCGCAGTCGAGAATAATGACCGGTCTGCCATCTTTCCTAAATCTATTCTTTACAGTTCAGGAAACGTCATGGAAGTCATGGATCCAACAGGTAATATATTGCAATTGCCTTATGATTTGACGCTACCTTTTGCACGTCGATTAGCCGAAGCCATTCCTTCGTTTCAAAAATCTTACACTATTGGAAACGTGTATAGATCAGACGAACGTAACAGAGGTACACACCCCATTGTATGTGGTGAGGtggattttgattttgttaCAACTGATGTTGTCGACTCTATCTATGGCGAGGCAGAGACTATCAAGGTATTGGACGAGATAACAGATTTGTTCCCATGTTTCAAGCCGAATTCTgtttgtatatatatcaacCACTGGGACGTATTGAACTCGATTTTGGAATTCTGTGGTTTTACATCTCCTCAGAAAGCATCCGCTTTAAAGCTTTTGGGACAGATTGGACAGGGTCCTGCAAGACCACAAGTCAGAAATGAACTGCTATCCAAGTCGACACTATCAGTAACAGCTTTGAACACTTTAGAATTATTTGGATTCCGAGATGAAATTGATAAAGCTGAGAGAAAGCTCATGACTCTGCTTAACGGCGCTGATATCAGCAAGGGTTTTAAGGACGCTTTGTTGAACCTTAGAATGATAGTCAATTTCTTGCAGAGACTAGGTGTAACAAAGCGGGTGTACTTTGCTCCCTTGAGTAATCACAATGAATCATTCTATCAGAATGGAGTAATGTTCCAGGTGGTTATTGAAGAGAAGCAGACTCGTAGTATTCTCGCAGCAGGTGGTCGATATGACCGGCTAATCAACCAATATCGAAACCCATCGCTAGACTATGGAGCAGCTGCACACGCAGTGGGATTCAACCTTGCTCTGGATAAGCTGGTTGATACCATGGCCGCATACCGCGACTCTATGACCAAAAAGATTGCCAAGAAGGGGTATTTCAAAGACCGTTCGAATAACAGTAGCAGCGACGAACTGCTTACAGGCTGGTTAAAGCCTCGTTGTGATGTGCTTGTCTCGTCGTTCAACACAGCCAATATCAAGGGACTTTGTGTAGATATCTTAAGAGATTTATGGGCACATGGAATCTCTGCAGACCTGGTTCGAGAATGTTATTCCTCAGAGGCATTGGTAAGTCTTGCAAAGAAAGATAATATCAATTgggttgttgttgtaaaGCAGATAAACAGTTACACTGCATCAAGCAATTATAAACCGTTGAGAGTCAAGAATATCCACTTGAAGCAAGATGTGGATGTTGCTATCGAGGATCTTATCCCACATCTGATGATGGAAATGGCTGATCGATATAACGACAGTGGTAACAATACTGGCGGTAAACACAGTACCGGATCGTTCTTACTGCCAGCACCGAATATTGTGAGTAGTATTGGAGCCAATGGTATCAGTTTGGGAGCCGGAATGAACAGCAGTTTGAGTGGTGGAGGCAGTTCCATGTCGGATGATATTGAATCGTCAGGTACAGGCCAGAGTCTCGCAATGGATTCGAATATGCCACCGTCGTCACCTCTTATTGGAGGACATTCATCAGCCGAGTACTCGCCGATTTCGACATCCACGAGCAAGATCACAGTCCTTAATGAATCAGGCAAGCTCAAAGGTGGTAAGAAAAACAGATGGCTTCTTGAAGAGAACTGTCGAACGGGACTTAACAGGTACCTGAAAAACCTcgcatcagcaccagtctACTCACTAGACgttaaagaagaagttctAGAAGCAATTTGTGCCACGTCCCCAGACCAGCCAGACGAATGGCGCCGCAAAGTCGTAGGAATCAGTCCGTCGCAAAAAGCGTACCTGCTCAACTGCCAAGGAGTCCTTGCAAAAGAGAAGAGCCGAGGAACAGAACGAGTAATACTCTACTCAACAAAGAGCGATACAGTTCGTGTATATAATTTACGCTAA